The Nitrospirota bacterium genome segment GAAAAAGACCAGAACGTCAGGGCGATTGTTTTTACGGGGGCAGGCCAGGCATTTATTTCAGGGGCGGATATCAAGGAAATTGCCTCTATTAATTCAGCAAAAAAAGGGGAAGAGGTTACCGCCCTTGGGCAGAGTATCTTAAATAAAATTGAAAAAATGGAAAAACCTGTCATTGCCGCAATTAACGGGTGGTGTCTTGGAGGAGGCCTTGAGCTGGCAATGGCCTGTCATATGCGAATCGCTTCAGAACGGGGCCGTTTTGGCCAACCCGAAATTAATTTAGGAATTATTCCAGGTTTTGGAGGGACGCAAAGGTTGGTCCGAATTGTCGGAAAGGCGAAAGCCATGGAGTTGATTTTAACCGGTGATATGATTACGGCCCCCGAAGCAAAGGAAATTGGTCTTGTCAACAAAGTCGTTCCGGAAG includes the following:
- a CDS encoding enoyl-CoA hydratase, translating into MANQFINYTVEDHIAGVTINHPPANTLGTPVMREIEQVFTELEKDQNVRAIVFTGAGQAFISGADIKEIASINSAKKGEEVTALGQSILNKIEKMEKPVIAAINGWCLGGGLELAMACHMRIASERGRFGQPEINLGIIPGFGGTQRLVRIVGKAKAMELILTGDMITAPEAKEIGLVNKVVPEAELMKQATGLAKKIAQKGQVAVRKAMNAMDAGTRVTLEEGLRLESKNFGDLCETEDKSEGIKAFLEKRQPRFQDK